The Nitrospira sp. genomic interval TTGGCAAGAAAATCTCCCGATTCGCAGACCGGACCGACGATATCCACCTGCTGCTTGGCGCGATGCCCGGCCTCTTCATTGACCGGCTTGATTTCATGATAGGCGCCATAAAGGCTGGGGCGAATGAGATCGTTCATTGCGGCATCGACGATGACGAAGCTCTTCGCCTCCCCTTCTTTCAAGTACAACGCTTTGGTCACCAGGATGCCGGCGTTGCCGACGATGACACGCCCCGGCTCCATCACTAAGGTAAGACCGAGATCGGAAATGATCGGTGAAATCGCATCCGCCAAATCTTGCGGCAGCGGAGGTTTTTCCTCGGAATAGGTAATCCCTAACCCGCCACCGATGTTCAGATACCGGATGTTGATTCCCTGTGCTTTCAGCGTTCCGATGAGCGCGACGACCTTCTTTAACGAATCAACGAACGGGGTCACCTCCGTGAGTTGGGACCCGATATGGGCATGAACGCCCACCACGTCGATATGGCTCAGTGAGGCGGCCATCTTGTATTCTTGCAGCGCGCGGTCTGCGGCAATTCCGAACTTGCTCTTCTTCATCCCCGTTGAAATATAGGGATGCGTTTTGGGATCGACATCCGGATTGATCCGCAACGCGATGCGGGCTTTCTTGCCGACGGACGCCGCGACCTCTTGAATCGCCTGCAGTTCAGCCGATGACTCGATATTGAACATCAGAATATCGGCCTTCAGGGCATCCCGGATTTCGTCGGCGGTTTTTCCGACCCCGGCAAACACGATTTTGGAAGGAGGAACGCCGGCCTTGAGGGCGCGAAACAACTCGCCGCCCGAGACGATATCGACGCCGCTGCCCTCCTTGGCCATCAGACTGAGGATGGCCAAATTCGAGTTCGATTTCATAGCGAAGGCGACGACGTGAGGGATGTTCTTGAACGCGTGATCGTACGCCCTGAAATGCCGGATGAGCGTCGAGTGGCTATACACATAACACGGCGTACCGACCTCTTTGGCAATTCGGCTGATCGGCACCTGCTCGCAATATAATTCGCCCTGGCGATATTCGAAATCATGCATCGTCACAATCCTCGTTCAGTAAGTTGAGTCCACTCGCCAAAACTCTCTGCCCACACTATCTCGTTCCAACCGGCCGCAAGGGCGGCAACTCTTCATCCTGCCCTTTGATCTCGCCCGGGGCGACCTGATCCGAAGATGCTGCTGGATTAACTGCCTCTTGAGTCTCTCCTAGTTTTTTCAACTCCATCTTCTGTCTGGCAATCGTCGGATTGACGCCCACGTTTTCCGGAGCAATGGGAGCACCCACGACGCCGCAACCCGTTACAACAGTCAATACGGTCAGGCTCACACCGGCAAGAAACATGTCACTCGTTTGTATCATGCCAACAACTTCGCCAATTCCTTCAGGCGGCGAACCACTTGCAACCTGGCAGTTCCACCAATCTGCGCCTTCCGGTCGATGGCCCCCTGCACCGTAAGCCGATCCAGCACGGATTTCTCGAAGCGAGGCGAAAACACGCAGAGCTCTTTGACGGTGAGTTCGGAGAGTTCGCGCCCGGCATCCAAGGCCCACCGGACGACCCGACCGGTGATCGCGTGCGCTTCCCGAAATGGTACACCCTTGATCACCAAATAGTCAGCCAGCTCCGTTGCCAACATCCCGCCGCCCGTGAGGGCGCGGGTCAGCGCGGCCCGGTCCACGTTGAGCCGGCGCATCAACTCCGTCATGACTTCGACGCAGTCTTGCGTGGTGTCGAGCGCGTCGAACAGCGCCGGTTTATCTTCCTGCAAATCGCGGTTGTAACTGAGCGGCAAGGCCTTCAACGTCGTCATCAATCCGATGAGATGACCGTAGACGCGGCCGGTCTTCCCGCGCACCAACTCTGGCACATCGGGATTCTTTTTCTGGGGCATCATGCTGCTGCCGGTGCAGAATCCGTCCGGCAGATCGACAAAATGAAATTCCTGCGTGGCCCAGAGAATGAGTTCTTCGCTCATGCGCGATAAGTGCATCATGACGATCGCTAACGCGGATGCCACTTCAATCATGAAGTCGCGGTCGGACACCGCGTCGAGGCTATTTTGCGTCACCGCAGGGAAGTCTAATAGCGCCGCCGTATAGAGGCGATCCACCGGATAATTCGATCCCGCCAGCGCCCCGGAACCCAGCGGCATCACGTTGACCCGCGTCCGTGCATCCGCGAGACGCGCCTTATCGCGCAGAAACATTTCCACGTACGCCAGCAGATGATGGGCCAACAACACGGGTTGCGCGCGCTGCAAGTGCGTGTAGCCCGGCATCGGGACATCAAGATGTTCCGTTGCCTGCGTCACCAATACCCGTTGGAATTCCGTCAGCCGTCCGATCAGAACCGTGAGCTGATCACGCACATAGAGCCGCACATCGAGCGCCACCTGATCGTTCCGGCTGCGGCCCGTATGCAATTTGCCGCCGACCGGACCGATCAACTCGGTCAATCGGCGCTCGATCGCCATGTGAATATCTTCGTCTTCCGGCAGAAACGTGAACCGTTCCCGCTCCAGTTCGTGCTGAACCAATTGCAGACCACGGACGATTGTCGCGGTCTCGCGACGACTGAGCACACCGGCCTTGGCCAGCGTCTGGCAATGGGCGATGCTGCCGCGGATATCGTGCGCGTACAACCGCTTATCCACCGCAATGGAACGGGTGAAGGCTTCGACCAACCGATCGGTGGGCTCGCGAAACCGTCCCGCCCATGCTTTGCTCGGCTTGCCTGCCCCTGCTTTGCCGGATCTCCGACTGGCCATTAGGACTTCGCTTTCCGCCTCTGTGCCCGGATCTTCAACCGCAGCGCGTTCAACCGGATGAAACCCTCGGCATCTTTCTGGTTGTACACATCGTCTTCTTCAAACGTCGCAATATCCAGCCGGTAGAGGGAATTCTTCGACTTCCGGCCGGCGAGAGTGCAACTCCCCTTATAGAGCTTCACGCGGGCCGTCCCGGAAACATCTCTTTGCGCTTCGTCGATCGCTACTTGCATCATTTCCCGTTCCGGGCTGAACCAGTATCCGTTGTAAATCAGATCGGCAAACCGCGGAATCAGGCTGTCACGGAAGTGCAGCACCTCCCGATCCATCGTGAGCGATTCGAGTCCACGATGCGCGACGTGCAGAATCGTCCCGCCCGGCGTTTCGTACACACCACGGGACTTCATCCCGACATAGCGGTTTTCGACCAGATCGACCCGGCCTATCCCATGGGCCCCGCCCAGCTTGTTGAGGTGCGCGAGCAGCTTTGCCGGGCTCATCTTTTTGCCGTCAACGGCGACCGGGTTTCCCAGCTCATACTCGATTTCGACTTCCAGCGGCTTGTTGGGCGCCTTTTCAGGAGACACCGTCATCTGGAAAATTTCATCCGGCGGAGACTTCCAGGGATCTTCAAGGATGCCGCCCTCGTAACTCACATGAAAAAGATTGAGGTCCATACTGTAGGGCTTGGCTTTCGTCGCCGTCACGGGAATGCCGTGCTTGTCGGCATACTCGATACATTCGCGCCGTGATCGCAGGGTCCACTCGCGCCAGGGCGCAATGATCTTCAGCCCTGGAGCCAGCGCCATATAGGTCAGCTCGAACCGGACCTGATCGTTGCCCTTCCCGGTCGCGCCATGCGACACCGCCTCGGCCCCCTCCTGCAACGCGATTTCGGCCTGGCGGCGGGCGATGAGCGGCCGCGCAATCGATGTACCCAGGAGATAGCAACCTTCGTACATTGCGTTCCCACGCAACATCGGAAACACGTAGTCCTTCACGAAGGTCTCGCGCAGGTCCTCGACATAGACCTTCTTCACACCCAGCTTCTTGGCTTTCGCCTTGATCGCCTGCAGGTCTTCGCCCTGGCCGAGATCCGCACAAAACGCAATCACTTCCGCCTGATAAGTTTCCTGCAACCACTTCAAGATGACTGAGGTATCAAGCCCGCCGGAATACGCGAGGACAATTTTCTTGATCGATGTCTGTTTCATGATGAGTGCTTATGCCCTGCCTTTCTTCTGAGTCAGCAACTGAACCAAGATCGCTTTCTGCATATGCAGCCGATTTTCCGCTTGATCGATAATGACGGACTGTGGCCCATCGAGCACTTCGGCCGTGATTTCTTCGCCGCGATGCGCCGGCAGGCAATGCATGACAATGGCATCGGGTTTCGCTTTCTGTAGCAACCGCCCATTCAACTGATAGGGCGCCAGCGTCCGCAAACGCCGGGCTTGTTCCCGTTCGCGCCCCATGCTGATCCAGACATCGGTGTACAGCACATCAGCATCTTTTACGGCGATTTGCGGATCGACCCCCACCTCAATGTCCGATCCATAGCGCGCCGCTTCCTGCCGTGCCCGATCCACCACATGCTGATCCGGTTGATAGCCGATGGGACACCCCAACGCGATGTGCATTCCCACCTTGGCGGCTGCCTCAATCAACGAATTCGCCACATTGTTCCCGTCACCGACATAGGCGAGCTTCAGTCCCTTGAGACGCCCCTTCTTTTCCTTGATGGTCATCAAGTCAGACAGCGCCTGGCAGGGATGGCTCAGATCGGTCAATCCGTTAATCACCGGCATGGCGGCTTCTTCCGCCCACTCCTGGACAATGCCGTGGTCGTAGGTGCGGATCACGATTCCGTCGAGGTACCGTGACAGCACACGAGCGGTATCCGGCACACTCTCGCCCCGTGAAAGTTGAATATCCGCCATGGGCAGGACCATCGCATGGCCGCCCAACTGATTCATGCCGGCCTCGAACGACACGCGAGTCCTGGTCGACGGCTTCTGAAAGAGCAGCCCGAGCGTCTTCCCCGCCAACAACGAATGGGCAGTGCCCCGTCGCAACTTCGTCTTTAGCGCCGTCGCCAGCCGCAACAAGGCATCGATTTGGGGACGCGGCATCGTCGCCACATCCAGCAAGTCCTTGGCAAATGAGGCGGCCCGCTTCTTCGACTTGCGTGAAGTTGTCATATCAGTGCGGCTGATCCTTTTCCGCCATCGTCCGTTGATTGAAGATGGACGATAACGTCTCCAGGACGCGATCGATTTCCGCCTGGGAAATGATGAGCGGCGGCACAAACCGCAGCACCCGTTCACTGGTGGCATTCACCAGCACGCCGCGGCTCAAACAGTCCGCCACGACGGCTTTCGCATCAATCTCCACTTCCAGGCCCTGTAACAACCCCAATCCTCGAACGTCCCGCACCGCGCGATGGCGGTCTTTGAAGTCGGCCAGCCCTTTAGCCAGATAATCCCCCATGCGCCGGGCCTGTTCAAGCACACGCCCTTCGATCAAGATCCGACAGACCGCGAGCCCCGCAGCGCAGGCCAACGGATTGCCGCCGAATGTCGAGGCATGCGACCCGGCCGTGAAGACTGCAGCGACCGCCTCTTTGGCCAAACAGGCGCCGATCGGCATCCCGCCGCCGAGCCCCTTGGCCAGGGTCATGATGTCGGGCTCCACGCCCAGTTGCTCATAGGCAAACAACGTCCCGGTCCGCCCCATTCCGGTCTGGACTTCGTCGAAAATCAGGAGGATATCCTTCTGCGTGCACAGCTCCCGCAGATTCTTCAGATAGGCTTGATCGGCGACATGCACGCCCCCCTCACCCTGAATCGGCTCCAACATGATCGCCGTGGTCTTCTCCGTGACGAGCGATTCAATCGCCGCAAAATCGTTGAACGGCGCATAGACAAACCCCGGAACGAGCGGCTCAAAGCCTTTCTGCACCTTCTCCTGGCCGGTCGCCGTCAGCGTCGCCATCGTGCGGCCGTGGAAGGAATTCTTCATCGTGATGATCTCGAACCGGTTCGCGCCGTGCTTCTCATGCCCGTAGCGCCGCGCCAGCTTAATCGCCGCTTCATTCGCCTCCGCGCCGCTGTTGCAGAAAAAGACCCGGTCGGCGCACGAATGATCGACCAGCATTTGCGCGAGTCTGACCTGCGGCTCCGTGTAGTAGAGGTTCGACACATGGATCAGCTGGGCCGCCTGGCGCTGGATCGCCTGTACCAGATCCGGATGGCCATGCCCCAAAATATTGACCGCGATGCCACCGACAAAGTCGATGTACTCCCGGCCTTCCATGTCGTAGACCTTGGCTCCACGCCCCCGCACGATTGAAATCGGCTGACGCGCATAGGTTTGCATCAAATACTTGGCTGCGTAATCTTTAAGTTCCTCTGTCGGCATGGCAGACGTATCCCCTCAAGAAAGAAGGGGAAAGCTAGCATAGGGTTGAGTCGAAATCAATAACGGCGACGGCCCCTCGGGAGGATTTCAGCCCCGTCCTTCAGGGTGTTTAGACGCGGGCATCTAATTGCTCACTTCCTCCACGGTATCAGACCGTGACCTATCCGGCTCCGCACAATAAGGCCTCAGCCCGGATGTCCGAGTATGATAAGCTGCGTGTCCATGAAACCCTGTCAGCACTGTCGCCAACAGAACTCTGAAGACGCCAACTTCTGCGCGCAATGTGGAATGGCCCTCGCCCTCACCTCGTCTGCCGACTCGGCTGGGAGTACGACTGCTGGTGCGCCACCCGAAGCAACACCCTACACGCCCCTCGCAACCGATCAGGATCTCTGGCGGCAGTTCGTCGGCCCGAAGGCCGATTATTATCTCGAACAGTTCAAGAAGTTTTCCTCCGACGGGCAGCCCAGATTCGCCCTCAGTTGGAACTGGCCGGCCTTCCTGTACATTTCGTTTCTCTGGTTTCTCTACCGGAAGATGTATCTGCACGCCTTTGTGTACGCCATCGGCCCCATGGCCTCGACCTATGTCACCGGCGACATGACCGTCGGCCTCGTGTGGAGCGTCATGGCCGGCGCCACGGCCAACTACCTGTACTACTGGCACTGCAAGGAAGAGATCGCAGAGATCAAGAAAGCGGGAAAGCTCAACCCCGCGGCGCAGGAGGCCGCCTTGCAGGACGCCGGCGGGGTCCAGCCGTATGTTATCTACGTGGGAATCGTGCTCTATGTGATTGCGCTGGCCGGCGTGGCCAAAATGCTTGAGGAAGGACAGCTGGACGGAGACAAGATCCCGACACGTCCGGCGAAGCCTGTTTCGACTGTCTCTACCTAGTTCCTCCGAGCAACGGTCTGAGAAATTCCGTCAACCTCTTCCTTGTTGCCAGCCCATCCAGGCCTGGAACCATTGAAAGTCCTGTTCGTACGCGGCCCCGCCCGCATCGGTCGCTTCCTGTCGCTGTTCAAGTTGGGTATACGTGCGCGGCCAGTTCTTCTGCCACCAGGACTTGAGTTCGTCCGGCGGATAGGGCTGGCCGTTGGGATTCAGAATACCGGCGGCGGCACAGAGCGGGGCGACCAGCGGCCAGTAGCGGTCTTTTCCCAGCCCGAGACTGCGGAAGTGCTCACGCAGCAGAAAGACCACCCACAGTTCGGCACTATGTTTCTTGTTGTGCTTGAACGGCTGGGTCTGGCGGAGCGGCACGGGATCAAAGGCTTTGACAATCGACGTGTAATCCGGACCGCCGTAGGTCCCTGCGGCTTCGGCAATCCCTTCGACGATGTTCGCCAGTTCAAGCTCTGTGACCGGCGACGCGCTGAGGCCCTTGCCCTGGGAGGATTCGGATAAGGGACCAGGGGCGGTCAGCAATTCGATCAGCGGCTTCAGTTCCCGCAAGCGAACGGCGGCCGCCTTGAGAATGTGTTCCGATTCAAGCCAGTAGTCCGGATCGCTCTTCGTCAGCCGCTCGCGACCTGGCGGAGGCAGCACGGTCGGCACCCAGTAGCGCATGAGCACGAACAGCACATAATCGGCCTGCGCGCCGACCTGGGCAATGCGGTCGAAATGATTGCCCGCCTGAACGGCGGTGAAGAAGGCCTGCGCCCGGTCCAACACGGCGAGCCGCGCGCCCATTCCGCACCACCAGGCTTCAAGCGCGGACCAATTCATATCAGATGCCGGCGGGACCGTCATGGATCGTCTGTTCCTGCGTGGAGCGAATAGAGCGGCATGGTACTGCCGGTTCCGGATGAAAGCAACGGCTTGACTTGATCGCCCGATCCAGTATTCTTGCTGACAGGTACTTGGCTTCCCGAGAAAAGGAGACGACTATGGCTCGCTTGGTCTTGCTGCGTCACGGTGAATCGCAATGGAATCTGGAGAACCGGTTCACCGGCTGGGTCGATGTCCCGCTCTCCCCGCGCGGCATCCAAGAAGCCAAGAATGCCGGCGATAAGCTGCGCGGCTTCTCTTTCAACCGGGCGTTTACTTCTGTACTGGCCCGCGCAAATGAAACCTTGCGTCTGGCGCTTGAGGGCATCGGGCAAACGAATATCCCGATCGAGAAAGATAAAGCGCTGAACGAGCGGATGTACGGAGAGCTACAGGGGCTGAACAAGGCCGAGACGGCGAAGAAGTATGGCGACGACCAGGTCAAAATTTGGCGTCGGAGTTTTGATGTGCGTCCGCCGGGGGGAGAGAGCTTGAAGGATACGGCCGAGCGGGTGCTTCCCTACTATGAAAGCAAGATCAAGCCCTACGTCCTGAAGGACGAAACGATTCTGATCGCCGCCCATGGCAACAGCCTGCGCGCATTGGTCATGGAATTGGAACAGCTTACGAAGGAACAAGTGCTGGAACTCAACATCCCCACCGGCGCTCCGCTCCTGTACGAACTCGACAAGAACGGGAAGGTGGTGTCTCACCGATATTTGTAGAGAGACGGCACTCGTCGGCAGGAACCTACCGGACGTCGTCGAGGAGTTCCGCGTACTGATCGACCGGTGCGTAGTCGATCAAGAGCACCAGCAGCTTCTGCCGGTCGTCGGACGACACCACGCCCTGGTCTTCCAACAGCGTGGCGGCTTCCGCGCTGAGCCCCATCGGGTTCAACCGGTCGTCCATCAGCCGCGCATAATGCTCCCGCCGCTCGTCGAGCTCCTGCCGATATCCGTCCCAGCGCTCCAGGCCGAATGTATCCGACGACCATTGAGCGGTGACCGATTCGAGCAAGAGCCCGCCGATCAGCGCCCGGTACTTCTGCAGAATATGGGCATCGACCGCCGCAAGAATCCAATACAGATTCAGCGACAGGATTTCCCTCGCGAGATGGCGGGCCTGAGACTCGGTGACCTCGATCCCGTATTCCTGGATCTGATCGACCGAGATAGGTTTCGGAAGGGCCGCGTATAGGCCGGCAGCAGCATCTTTCGGTGTCATGGTAACGGATCTCCACTCCGCAGGTCGATGAGCGCCTTGCAGGGTACTGCACCTGCGACTCGACTCTCAAGCGCCTTGTTCGAGTCAAAACGCTATGCTAGATTCCCGACATGCGTTCACAAGATGTCTTCACACCGAGCACCCGTCCGCTCCACTTTATCGGAGCATTCGCACTGGTCATTCTGATATGGAGCAGTCTCTTCCCCGGGCCAGTCCGTGCCGATGAGAACCGCTGGGGATTCGGCTCAGACCTCGGACTGACGACCGGCACGGTCAATGGAACCGTCTTCGCCCTCGGGTTCAATGTCGACTATTACGCCGATCGGAACTTTTCCTTCGGACCGATGATGCAGCTCAGTCCCACGGGCAATCTCTTTCAGATTGCGTTTGCGGGAGTCGGGAAATACCACCTCCGGCTGAATAACGGGTTCAACCTGGTCCCC includes:
- a CDS encoding argininosuccinate synthase — protein: MKQTSIKKIVLAYSGGLDTSVILKWLQETYQAEVIAFCADLGQGEDLQAIKAKAKKLGVKKVYVEDLRETFVKDYVFPMLRGNAMYEGCYLLGTSIARPLIARRQAEIALQEGAEAVSHGATGKGNDQVRFELTYMALAPGLKIIAPWREWTLRSRRECIEYADKHGIPVTATKAKPYSMDLNLFHVSYEGGILEDPWKSPPDEIFQMTVSPEKAPNKPLEVEIEYELGNPVAVDGKKMSPAKLLAHLNKLGGAHGIGRVDLVENRYVGMKSRGVYETPGGTILHVAHRGLESLTMDREVLHFRDSLIPRFADLIYNGYWFSPEREMMQVAIDEAQRDVSGTARVKLYKGSCTLAGRKSKNSLYRLDIATFEEDDVYNQKDAEGFIRLNALRLKIRAQRRKAKS
- the lysA gene encoding diaminopimelate decarboxylase — protein: MHDFEYRQGELYCEQVPISRIAKEVGTPCYVYSHSTLIRHFRAYDHAFKNIPHVVAFAMKSNSNLAILSLMAKEGSGVDIVSGGELFRALKAGVPPSKIVFAGVGKTADEIRDALKADILMFNIESSAELQAIQEVAASVGKKARIALRINPDVDPKTHPYISTGMKKSKFGIAADRALQEYKMAASLSHIDVVGVHAHIGSQLTEVTPFVDSLKKVVALIGTLKAQGINIRYLNIGGGLGITYSEEKPPLPQDLADAISPIISDLGLTLVMEPGRVIVGNAGILVTKALYLKEGEAKSFVIVDAAMNDLIRPSLYGAYHEIKPVNEEAGHRAKQQVDIVGPVCESGDFLAKDRLLAAVKPGELMAVMSAGAYGFVMASNYNSRPRVPEVLVKGGDIHVIRERETYEDLVKGEMIPAFLK
- the argF gene encoding ornithine carbamoyltransferase, whose amino-acid sequence is MTTSRKSKKRAASFAKDLLDVATMPRPQIDALLRLATALKTKLRRGTAHSLLAGKTLGLLFQKPSTRTRVSFEAGMNQLGGHAMVLPMADIQLSRGESVPDTARVLSRYLDGIVIRTYDHGIVQEWAEEAAMPVINGLTDLSHPCQALSDLMTIKEKKGRLKGLKLAYVGDGNNVANSLIEAAAKVGMHIALGCPIGYQPDQHVVDRARQEAARYGSDIEVGVDPQIAVKDADVLYTDVWISMGREREQARRLRTLAPYQLNGRLLQKAKPDAIVMHCLPAHRGEEITAEVLDGPQSVIIDQAENRLHMQKAILVQLLTQKKGRA
- a CDS encoding DUF2628 domain-containing protein — protein: MKPCQHCRQQNSEDANFCAQCGMALALTSSADSAGSTTAGAPPEATPYTPLATDQDLWRQFVGPKADYYLEQFKKFSSDGQPRFALSWNWPAFLYISFLWFLYRKMYLHAFVYAIGPMASTYVTGDMTVGLVWSVMAGATANYLYYWHCKEEIAEIKKAGKLNPAAQEAALQDAGGVQPYVIYVGIVLYVIALAGVAKMLEEGQLDGDKIPTRPAKPVSTVST
- a CDS encoding acetylornithine transaminase, with protein sequence MPTEELKDYAAKYLMQTYARQPISIVRGRGAKVYDMEGREYIDFVGGIAVNILGHGHPDLVQAIQRQAAQLIHVSNLYYTEPQVRLAQMLVDHSCADRVFFCNSGAEANEAAIKLARRYGHEKHGANRFEIITMKNSFHGRTMATLTATGQEKVQKGFEPLVPGFVYAPFNDFAAIESLVTEKTTAIMLEPIQGEGGVHVADQAYLKNLRELCTQKDILLIFDEVQTGMGRTGTLFAYEQLGVEPDIMTLAKGLGGGMPIGACLAKEAVAAVFTAGSHASTFGGNPLACAAGLAVCRILIEGRVLEQARRMGDYLAKGLADFKDRHRAVRDVRGLGLLQGLEVEIDAKAVVADCLSRGVLVNATSERVLRFVPPLIISQAEIDRVLETLSSIFNQRTMAEKDQPH
- the argH gene encoding argininosuccinate lyase, translated to MASRRSGKAGAGKPSKAWAGRFREPTDRLVEAFTRSIAVDKRLYAHDIRGSIAHCQTLAKAGVLSRRETATIVRGLQLVQHELERERFTFLPEDEDIHMAIERRLTELIGPVGGKLHTGRSRNDQVALDVRLYVRDQLTVLIGRLTEFQRVLVTQATEHLDVPMPGYTHLQRAQPVLLAHHLLAYVEMFLRDKARLADARTRVNVMPLGSGALAGSNYPVDRLYTAALLDFPAVTQNSLDAVSDRDFMIEVASALAIVMMHLSRMSEELILWATQEFHFVDLPDGFCTGSSMMPQKKNPDVPELVRGKTGRVYGHLIGLMTTLKALPLSYNRDLQEDKPALFDALDTTQDCVEVMTELMRRLNVDRAALTRALTGGGMLATELADYLVIKGVPFREAHAITGRVVRWALDAGRELSELTVKELCVFSPRFEKSVLDRLTVQGAIDRKAQIGGTARLQVVRRLKELAKLLA
- a CDS encoding 2,3-bisphosphoglycerate-dependent phosphoglycerate mutase; this translates as MARLVLLRHGESQWNLENRFTGWVDVPLSPRGIQEAKNAGDKLRGFSFNRAFTSVLARANETLRLALEGIGQTNIPIEKDKALNERMYGELQGLNKAETAKKYGDDQVKIWRRSFDVRPPGGESLKDTAERVLPYYESKIKPYVLKDETILIAAHGNSLRALVMELEQLTKEQVLELNIPTGAPLLYELDKNGKVVSHRYL